Proteins encoded in a region of the Gordonia crocea genome:
- a CDS encoding vWA domain-containing protein, whose translation MARWFAVVALAVLLAPLGLLLGAAHAEPADGDAAVSRFASCVAGQKNGQVLFLMDESLSLQKSDATAARVAAAKELARQLRMVAERDGTRLDLSVAAFADGYRVITDWTELNANSMGAVTAGLDKLGQSNTGRDTDYATALANAASALAAKRRPDAAAGCQMIVWFTDGALDFDYQNRGRVDKEFAPGQQLTSPADRDAMKKAAEQSICRPGGIADQLRSAGVITVAIGLDAQSRASDFDLLQAIATGKSDGGRTCGSITQPVPGAFYRVTDIDELVRAFATIGGGAGVETKRGACPNNRVCEDAKHRFVLDESVSSVSIIADATTTGLIPVLVAPDGSEHRLETGKPGKVDIAGTAVSYSSPSPKSVSIEMAAADAKKWRGVWALVFVSPDQTVSAQTQSNIRIYGDLAPAWPAYGNYKLRAGDKLAQFNFVVTNKSNQTVAVEALPGTVSFDAGLVTRGGQTVTIARNLPKNKVTQTQTADLSKVAPGPAMLRMKLAVTTAPARDSRGKLVPGTPLVPKGVDLPVTINPPAGYPQVASRVDFGTVTGSGEATVDLEFHGPGCVWVAPQGATKVEASPSGTDGLNVTSTATSAKNCASDPGAGEQGKLPLTLHVPNQGRGDVGGTVTVMVAKADGQGEPRAMQVQFSATLAKQQDAANTLLGILAALILGPLVPLGLAYLAKWWTARIPARSLRAEVIPVTISGSSVLRDGEPFAFRDNDLVRMVPGTAAPTRHLAIDGISLDTRVGRSPFGTGYVVASAPGMIGAAGKTGDSVGPAPDARLPLNVHNRWFVLHNPGGPADRADVVVLVGDDAGSVTLERFSEEITESVGTVVATLRQQAGAPAATGESPDPFGRAGGVPGGDPFAAQPPPPRPGSFGPPQGGPVGPPQSGPPQAGPPQGGPGGPPQAGPGGPPRDYNPFDN comes from the coding sequence GTGGCCAGGTGGTTCGCCGTCGTCGCGCTCGCGGTGCTGCTGGCGCCGTTGGGCCTGCTGCTCGGCGCGGCCCATGCCGAACCGGCTGATGGCGACGCCGCCGTCTCCCGGTTCGCGTCGTGTGTGGCCGGTCAGAAGAACGGCCAGGTGCTGTTCCTCATGGACGAATCGCTGAGCCTGCAGAAGTCCGACGCCACGGCGGCCCGGGTGGCCGCCGCGAAGGAACTCGCCCGCCAGCTGCGCATGGTCGCCGAGCGCGACGGCACCCGGCTGGACCTGTCGGTGGCGGCCTTCGCCGACGGCTACCGGGTGATCACCGACTGGACCGAGCTGAACGCGAACTCGATGGGTGCGGTGACCGCCGGTCTGGACAAGCTGGGGCAGAGCAACACCGGGCGCGACACCGACTATGCGACGGCCCTGGCCAACGCCGCGTCGGCGCTCGCCGCCAAGCGCCGGCCCGATGCCGCGGCCGGGTGCCAGATGATCGTCTGGTTCACCGACGGCGCGCTCGACTTCGACTACCAGAACCGCGGCCGGGTCGACAAAGAGTTCGCCCCCGGCCAGCAGCTCACCAGCCCGGCCGATCGCGACGCGATGAAGAAGGCCGCCGAGCAGAGCATCTGCCGGCCCGGCGGAATCGCCGACCAGTTGCGCTCGGCAGGGGTCATCACCGTCGCCATCGGCCTCGACGCCCAGTCCCGCGCCTCGGACTTCGACCTGTTGCAGGCGATCGCCACCGGGAAGTCGGATGGCGGCCGCACCTGCGGGTCGATCACCCAGCCGGTGCCGGGGGCGTTCTACCGGGTCACCGACATCGACGAGTTGGTGCGCGCCTTCGCCACGATCGGCGGCGGCGCCGGCGTGGAGACCAAGCGCGGAGCCTGCCCGAACAACCGGGTCTGCGAAGACGCCAAGCACCGCTTCGTCCTCGACGAGTCGGTGTCGAGCGTCAGCATCATCGCCGACGCGACGACGACCGGCCTGATCCCGGTCCTGGTGGCGCCAGACGGGTCCGAGCACCGCCTCGAGACCGGGAAACCGGGGAAGGTCGACATCGCCGGAACCGCGGTGAGTTATTCCTCGCCGAGTCCGAAGTCGGTGTCCATCGAGATGGCGGCCGCCGACGCGAAGAAGTGGCGCGGTGTCTGGGCCCTGGTGTTCGTGTCGCCCGATCAGACGGTGAGCGCACAGACCCAGTCCAACATCCGGATCTACGGAGATCTGGCGCCGGCGTGGCCGGCCTATGGCAATTACAAGTTGCGGGCCGGCGACAAACTTGCCCAGTTCAACTTCGTCGTGACCAACAAGAGCAACCAGACCGTCGCGGTCGAGGCGTTGCCGGGCACGGTCTCCTTCGACGCCGGGTTGGTCACCCGCGGTGGCCAGACCGTCACGATCGCCCGCAACCTGCCGAAGAACAAGGTGACGCAGACGCAGACCGCCGACCTGTCCAAGGTCGCGCCCGGTCCGGCGATGCTGCGGATGAAGCTCGCGGTCACCACCGCGCCGGCGCGCGACTCCCGGGGCAAGCTGGTCCCCGGAACCCCGTTGGTGCCCAAGGGCGTCGACCTGCCGGTGACGATCAACCCGCCGGCCGGGTACCCCCAGGTCGCCTCGCGCGTCGACTTCGGCACGGTCACCGGTTCCGGCGAGGCGACCGTCGATCTGGAGTTCCACGGTCCGGGCTGCGTCTGGGTGGCACCGCAGGGCGCCACCAAGGTGGAGGCGTCGCCGAGCGGCACCGATGGGCTGAACGTGACGTCGACGGCGACCAGCGCGAAGAACTGCGCCTCGGACCCCGGGGCGGGGGAACAAGGCAAGTTGCCGCTCACCCTGCACGTCCCGAACCAGGGGCGCGGCGACGTCGGCGGCACCGTGACCGTGATGGTCGCCAAAGCGGACGGCCAGGGCGAACCCCGGGCCATGCAGGTCCAGTTCAGTGCGACCCTGGCCAAGCAGCAGGATGCGGCCAACACCCTGCTGGGCATCCTCGCTGCGCTGATCCTGGGCCCGCTTGTGCCGCTCGGCCTGGCGTACCTGGCCAAGTGGTGGACGGCGCGGATCCCCGCGCGCTCGCTGCGCGCCGAGGTCATCCCGGTGACGATCAGCGGGTCGTCGGTCCTGCGCGACGGTGAACCGTTCGCCTTCCGCGACAACGACTTGGTCCGCATGGTCCCCGGTACCGCGGCACCGACGCGACACCTGGCGATCGATGGGATCTCGCTCGACACCCGCGTCGGGCGGTCGCCGTTCGGCACCGGCTACGTCGTGGCCAGCGCGCCCGGGATGATCGGGGCGGCGGGCAAAACCGGCGACAGCGTCGGACCCGCGCCGGATGCCCGGCTCCCGCTCAACGTCCACAACCGGTGGTTCGTCTTGCACAACCCCGGCGGGCCCGCCGATCGGGCCGATGTGGTGGTCCTCGTGGGCGACGACGCCGGGTCGGTGACGCTGGAACGCTTCAGCGAGGAGATCACCGAGTCGGTGGGTACCGTGGTCGCCACGCTGCGCCAGCAGGCCGGCGCTCCCGCCGCCACCGGCGAGTCGCCGGATCCGTTCGGCCGGGCGGGTGGGGTGCCCGGTGGCGATCCGTTCGCCGCGCAGCCACCGCCGCCGCGGCCGGGTTCGTTCGGCCCGCCGCAGGGCGGTCCGGTTGGTCCGCCGCAGAGTGGTCCGCCGCAGGCCGGTCCGCCGCAGGGCGGCCCGGGTGGCCCCCCGCAGGCCGGGCCCGGTGGCCCCCCGCGCGACTACAACCCGTTCGACAACTGA
- a CDS encoding SIMPL domain-containing protein, which translates to MPTTPHRFRTAVALIAGIGAAGAVLVGCSASSNSVDDTRSVTVVGNGKVTGVPDTLSATVGVEAEAADVSAAINETSAKITKITDAAVEAGVDRKDVQTQQVSISPRYSSPGPGGGTSTISGYQATNTVSIKIRDLAKASTILGNIVTAGGNNTRLSGVSFAIDDNSALMRNAREAAFADARARADQYARLAGDKLGKALVITETNTADSVGPSYRRAPDAMAAAPVPIEPGQQTLTYTVTVKFALT; encoded by the coding sequence ATGCCCACCACACCGCACCGCTTCCGCACCGCCGTCGCGCTGATCGCCGGCATCGGCGCCGCCGGGGCCGTCCTCGTCGGATGTTCGGCCTCGTCGAACTCCGTCGACGACACGCGTTCGGTCACCGTCGTCGGCAACGGCAAGGTGACCGGGGTGCCCGACACCCTCAGCGCGACCGTCGGCGTCGAGGCGGAGGCCGCCGACGTCTCCGCGGCCATCAACGAGACCTCGGCCAAGATCACCAAGATCACCGACGCGGCCGTCGAGGCCGGCGTGGACCGCAAAGACGTGCAAACCCAGCAGGTCTCCATCTCACCGCGCTACTCCTCGCCGGGCCCGGGCGGCGGTACGTCCACCATCAGTGGCTACCAGGCGACCAACACCGTCTCGATCAAGATCCGCGACCTCGCCAAGGCCTCCACGATTCTCGGCAACATCGTCACCGCCGGCGGCAACAACACCCGCCTGTCGGGTGTGAGCTTCGCCATCGACGACAATTCGGCGCTGATGCGCAATGCGCGCGAGGCCGCCTTCGCCGACGCCCGGGCGCGCGCCGACCAGTACGCCCGCCTGGCCGGGGACAAACTCGGCAAGGCGTTGGTGATCACCGAGACGAACACCGCCGATTCGGTGGGCCCGTCCTACCGCCGCGCCCCCGACGCGATGGCGGCCGCACCCGTGCCGATCGAGCCGGGCCAACAGACCCTCACCTACACGGTGACCGTCAAGTTCGCGCTGACCTGA
- a CDS encoding adenylate kinase, which yields MRLIILGPPGAGKGTQAELLSEALGIPHISTGDLFRANISQGTAIGIEAKRYLDAGDLVPSEVTVDMVRARIAEPDAARGFILDGFPRSIEQADALKEMGVTLDAVLSFSVDADVVVERMLARGRADDSEDVIRNRLSVYDSETAPLLEYYGNDVTSIDAVGEVDEVHQRVLAALGTGAE from the coding sequence TTGAGACTCATCATCCTTGGCCCTCCCGGGGCCGGTAAGGGCACGCAGGCCGAACTCCTGTCGGAGGCGCTGGGCATTCCCCACATCTCCACCGGGGACCTGTTCCGCGCGAACATCTCCCAGGGCACCGCGATCGGCATCGAGGCGAAGCGGTACCTCGACGCCGGCGACCTGGTCCCCTCCGAGGTGACCGTCGACATGGTGCGCGCCCGCATCGCCGAGCCGGATGCCGCCCGCGGGTTCATCCTCGACGGCTTCCCGCGGTCGATCGAGCAGGCCGACGCACTCAAAGAGATGGGTGTCACCCTCGACGCCGTGCTCTCCTTCTCGGTCGACGCCGACGTGGTCGTGGAGCGCATGCTGGCCCGTGGCCGCGCCGACGACAGCGAGGACGTGATCCGCAACCGCCTCTCGGTGTACGACTCGGAGACCGCACCGCTGCTCGAGTACTACGGCAACGACGTCACGTCGATCGACGCGGTCGGCGAGGTCGACGAGGTGCACCAGCGCGTCCTGGCCGCACTGGGCACCGGCGCCGAGTAG
- the map gene encoding type I methionyl aminopeptidase — MALFGRRVVPFRSAGELDAMAAAGAVVGEALVAVRAAAAPGVSTLELDEVAESVIRAAGAVPSFKGYHGFPGSICSSVNDVVVHGIPSADVVLAEGDLVSIDCGAILDGWHGDSAWTFGVGTLARDDEELSEATRLSLEAGIAAMVDGARLTDVSHAIEQGTIAARERFGRHFGIVAGYGGHGIGREMHLDPFLANEGEPGRGPRLVVGSTLAVEPMLTLGTEDTTVLDDDWTVITDDGTRAAHWEHTVAVTEDGPRILTTRPAGA; from the coding sequence ATGGCTTTGTTCGGTCGACGGGTTGTCCCGTTCCGGTCGGCCGGTGAGCTCGACGCGATGGCTGCCGCTGGCGCGGTCGTCGGCGAGGCACTCGTGGCGGTCCGCGCGGCCGCCGCGCCCGGCGTGTCCACCCTGGAACTCGACGAGGTCGCCGAGTCGGTCATCCGCGCCGCCGGGGCGGTGCCCTCGTTCAAGGGCTATCACGGCTTCCCCGGGTCCATCTGCAGCTCGGTCAACGACGTCGTCGTGCACGGCATCCCGTCGGCCGACGTCGTCCTCGCCGAGGGGGATCTCGTCTCCATCGACTGTGGGGCCATTCTCGACGGATGGCACGGCGACTCCGCCTGGACCTTCGGCGTGGGGACCCTGGCCCGTGACGACGAGGAGCTGAGCGAGGCCACCCGGTTGTCGTTGGAGGCGGGGATCGCCGCCATGGTCGACGGCGCCCGGCTCACCGACGTGTCCCACGCCATCGAACAGGGCACGATTGCCGCCCGCGAGCGGTTCGGGCGTCACTTCGGCATCGTCGCCGGTTACGGCGGCCACGGGATCGGCCGAGAGATGCACCTGGACCCGTTCCTGGCCAACGAGGGGGAGCCCGGTCGCGGTCCGCGACTGGTGGTCGGGTCGACGCTGGCGGTCGAGCCCATGCTCACGCTGGGTACCGAGGACACCACCGTCTTGGACGACGACTGGACCGTGATCACCGACGACGGCACCCGGGCCGCGCACTGGGAGCACACCGTCGCGGTGACCGAGGACGGCCCGCGCATCCTGACGACCCGGCCCGCCGGCGCCTGA
- the secY gene encoding preprotein translocase subunit SecY → MFSPLVAVFRTPELRKKIFFVIFLLVLYRFGATLPSPGVNFQVIQNCLKPTDGQSSAQEQLYSLINMFSGGALLQLSVFAIGIMPYITASIIVQLLTVVIPRFEELRKEGQAGQAKMTQYTRYLTVALALLQATGIVALAANGGLLQGAAAKEGCTPSDMIDDKSIMGLVTIVIVMVAGAMVVMWFGELITERGIGNGMSLLITAGIVARIPAEGRMILKERGAVAFTLVIIAGLVIVAGVVFIEMGQRRIPVQYAKRMVGRKMYGGSSTYLPLKVNQAGVIPVIFASSLLYLPMLIANLTSQDGQPKGWQVFITQHLVNPTDWVYITTYFLMIIFFTYFYVAVTFNPQERADDMKKYGGFIPGIRPGQPTADYLGYVLSRITLPGSIYLGLIAILPNVFLQVGSSSGGIQNLPFGGTALLIMVVVALDTVKQVNSQLMQRKYEGFLN, encoded by the coding sequence GTGTTCTCCCCCCTCGTCGCCGTGTTCCGCACGCCGGAACTGAGGAAGAAGATCTTCTTTGTCATCTTCCTCTTGGTGCTGTACCGGTTCGGTGCGACGCTGCCGTCGCCGGGTGTGAACTTCCAGGTCATCCAGAACTGCCTCAAGCCGACCGACGGCCAGTCGTCGGCCCAGGAGCAGCTCTACTCGCTGATCAACATGTTCTCCGGCGGCGCACTGTTGCAGCTGTCGGTGTTCGCGATCGGCATCATGCCCTACATCACCGCGAGCATCATCGTGCAGCTGTTGACGGTGGTGATCCCGCGCTTCGAGGAGTTGCGCAAGGAGGGGCAGGCCGGCCAGGCCAAGATGACGCAGTACACGCGCTACCTCACGGTCGCGCTGGCGCTGCTGCAGGCCACCGGCATCGTTGCCCTCGCCGCGAACGGCGGGCTGCTGCAAGGGGCGGCCGCCAAGGAGGGCTGTACGCCGAGCGACATGATCGACGACAAGTCGATCATGGGGCTGGTGACCATCGTCATCGTCATGGTGGCCGGCGCCATGGTGGTCATGTGGTTCGGCGAGCTCATCACCGAGCGCGGTATCGGCAACGGCATGTCGCTGCTGATCACCGCCGGTATCGTCGCCCGAATCCCGGCCGAGGGCCGCATGATCCTCAAGGAGCGCGGCGCGGTCGCCTTCACGCTCGTGATCATCGCGGGCCTGGTCATCGTCGCGGGCGTGGTCTTCATCGAGATGGGCCAACGCCGGATCCCGGTCCAATATGCCAAGCGGATGGTGGGCCGCAAGATGTACGGCGGTTCGTCGACGTACCTGCCGCTCAAGGTCAACCAGGCCGGTGTTATCCCGGTCATCTTCGCCTCGTCGCTGCTGTACCTGCCGATGCTGATCGCCAACCTGACCAGTCAGGACGGTCAGCCGAAGGGCTGGCAGGTCTTCATCACACAGCACCTGGTGAACCCGACCGACTGGGTTTACATCACCACGTACTTCCTGATGATCATCTTCTTCACCTACTTCTACGTGGCGGTGACGTTCAACCCCCAGGAACGCGCCGACGACATGAAGAAGTACGGCGGCTTCATCCCGGGCATCCGACCCGGTCAGCCGACCGCCGACTACCTCGGCTACGTCCTGTCGCGGATCACCCTCCCCGGTTCGATCTACCTGGGTCTGATCGCGATCCTGCCCAACGTGTTCCTGCAGGTGGGTAGCAGCTCCGGCGGCATCCAGAACCTGCCGTTCGGCGGTACCGCCCTCCTGATCATGGTCGTGGTGGCCCTCGACACCGTCAAGCAGGTCAACAGCCAGTTGATGCAGCGCAAGTACGAAGGGTTCCTGAATTGA
- a CDS encoding phage holin family protein, whose translation MIPFLWRTATTGVTLWLATLLVPDSMHFEWGNADSVWRKVGIVLIVAVVFGVVNAFVKPVVQFLSIPFYILTLGLFHVIVNALMLWLVSWFSNHVTGWGLVVDKFWWSAIWAAIIVSIVGIVVTAVGDRIADTVSD comes from the coding sequence ATGATCCCTTTCCTCTGGCGCACCGCGACGACCGGCGTCACCCTGTGGCTCGCGACCCTGTTGGTTCCCGACAGCATGCATTTCGAATGGGGCAACGCCGATTCGGTGTGGCGCAAGGTCGGGATCGTGTTGATCGTGGCGGTCGTCTTCGGCGTCGTGAACGCGTTCGTCAAGCCGGTCGTGCAGTTCCTCTCCATCCCGTTCTACATCCTGACGTTGGGCCTGTTCCACGTGATCGTCAACGCGCTGATGCTGTGGCTGGTGTCCTGGTTCAGCAACCACGTGACCGGGTGGGGCCTGGTCGTCGACAAGTTCTGGTGGTCGGCGATCTGGGCGGCGATCATCGTCTCGATCGTCGGGATCGTGGTGACCGCGGTCGGCGACCGCATCGCCGACACCGTTTCGGACTGA
- a CDS encoding alpha/beta hydrolase family protein, translating into MTILFHDPLLDELGVWPLAYAPYGGCDFGELRAIATTVGDGGADAFYAAFAAMADGLAADAAAAEKAGHTASARELHLRAAVYYASSFHPLYGTPVDPRLVDAFDKQSAEFGAAMALLDPAGTAVQIPYDDTSLPGYLIPAPGSAGERRPLVVFTNGYDATITDMYFASAVAAGRRGYHCLLFDGPGQGEMLIHRQLPMRTDWEHVITPVVDWALGHDLVDPDAIVLSGWSLGGYLAPRGASGEHRLAAVVADPGQWDVGATMTLMATSMGVAPRAAANPSTIDQKTIDAMMAAITANPRLDWSIVKRGFWVNGVDNLADFLAATLRYSLDGVGSHISCPVLVTTAEDDFLSRGAQRFVDELGDRVTLLDFTAAQGAGMHCEMLNRSLLNRRALDWLDDTLQRA; encoded by the coding sequence GTGACCATCCTGTTCCACGACCCGCTGCTCGACGAGCTCGGCGTGTGGCCGCTGGCCTATGCGCCCTACGGGGGCTGCGACTTCGGCGAACTCCGGGCGATCGCGACCACCGTCGGCGACGGCGGCGCCGATGCCTTCTACGCCGCCTTCGCCGCGATGGCCGACGGGTTGGCGGCCGACGCGGCCGCGGCCGAGAAGGCCGGGCACACCGCGTCGGCCCGGGAACTGCATCTGCGGGCCGCCGTCTACTACGCGTCGTCCTTCCATCCGCTGTACGGCACCCCGGTCGACCCGCGCCTCGTCGACGCCTTCGACAAGCAGTCCGCCGAGTTCGGCGCCGCCATGGCACTGCTCGACCCCGCCGGCACCGCGGTGCAGATTCCCTACGACGACACCTCGCTGCCCGGTTATCTCATCCCGGCGCCGGGCTCCGCGGGTGAGCGCCGGCCACTGGTCGTCTTCACCAACGGGTACGACGCCACCATCACCGACATGTACTTCGCCTCGGCGGTCGCGGCGGGTCGCCGTGGCTACCACTGCCTGCTGTTCGACGGCCCCGGGCAGGGCGAGATGCTGATCCACCGCCAACTGCCCATGCGGACCGATTGGGAGCACGTGATCACGCCCGTCGTCGATTGGGCGCTGGGGCACGACCTGGTCGATCCCGACGCCATTGTTCTCAGCGGGTGGAGCCTCGGCGGCTACCTCGCCCCGCGCGGCGCCTCCGGCGAGCACCGGCTGGCCGCGGTGGTGGCCGATCCGGGGCAGTGGGACGTCGGGGCGACGATGACCCTGATGGCCACCTCGATGGGGGTGGCGCCGCGCGCCGCCGCGAATCCGAGCACGATCGACCAGAAGACGATCGACGCGATGATGGCCGCGATCACCGCCAACCCGAGGTTGGACTGGTCGATCGTCAAGCGCGGCTTCTGGGTGAACGGGGTGGACAATCTCGCCGACTTCCTCGCCGCCACCCTGCGCTACTCCCTCGACGGCGTCGGTTCACACATCTCCTGCCCGGTTCTGGTGACCACCGCCGAGGACGACTTCCTCTCCCGCGGCGCCCAACGGTTCGTCGACGAACTCGGCGACCGGGTGACCCTGTTGGACTTCACCGCCGCGCAGGGCGCCGGAATGCACTGCGAGATGCTCAACCGGTCGCTGCTCAACCGCCGCGCCCTCGATTGGCTCGACGACACGCTGCAGCGGGCCTGA
- the dtd gene encoding D-aminoacyl-tRNA deacylase translates to MRAVVQRVSRARVLVDDEVVGELDLAPGAQGLAVLVGATHSDGDEQARALAEKIWRLRILDGPDGGQSGAADLLAPVLVVSQFTLYANTDKGRRPSWNAAAPGDVAEPLVAAVVEHLRSMGASVATGRFGAHMMLDLVNDGPVTITLDV, encoded by the coding sequence ATGCGAGCAGTCGTCCAACGGGTCAGCCGGGCACGGGTCCTCGTCGACGACGAGGTGGTCGGCGAATTGGACTTGGCGCCGGGCGCACAGGGACTCGCGGTCCTCGTCGGCGCCACCCACTCCGATGGCGACGAGCAGGCCCGGGCCCTCGCCGAGAAGATCTGGCGGTTGCGCATCCTCGACGGACCCGACGGCGGTCAATCCGGTGCGGCCGACCTGCTCGCACCGGTGTTGGTGGTCAGCCAGTTCACCCTGTACGCCAATACCGACAAGGGCCGTCGGCCGTCGTGGAATGCCGCGGCACCCGGCGATGTCGCCGAACCGTTGGTGGCGGCAGTGGTCGAGCACCTGAGGTCGATGGGCGCATCGGTGGCGACCGGCCGGTTCGGCGCGCACATGATGCTCGACCTGGTCAACGACGGACCGGTCACCATCACGTTGGACGTGTGA